A segment of the Trifolium pratense cultivar HEN17-A07 linkage group LG7, ARS_RC_1.1, whole genome shotgun sequence genome:
ATCATTAAGAATGCTATTGTTGCTTGGATGGTTGATATTAGTTTCCTTGGAGAGACGGATTTTAGGTATCGGTTATATATAACGCCCCAGAGAAGCATTGTTGCTTGACCAAAAACCTTGGAGATGCCTAATATTGATGAATCGATTTTTAAGTATTGTGTTTGGTAAAAGAACATGGTTCCGTTAAGTAAGGGAATAATGGCATAAGATAATGCAAACCATGAGATGGAATAAGTTATTTCGGGTTTTTGAAGTGCGGCTGATAGTTCTGAAAGCTGTTTCTTGATCCCAACTGATGGATTCTTTGGGAGTCCGAGAGATTTCTCACGAACTGAAATGGTTATGAAGAATTGGAGAGCAACGAGGAggctgaaaaacaaaaacatggaTTGTGGGGAGAGGCGGCCGATGAAAATGCCACCTAGAAGGTTGCCGAGAACTCCTCCTATAGAGGAAGCTATCCAAACAAATGATTGGAGGTTACCTGAGGAAGATGGTTGTTGAGATTTCTTGGTTGAAGGAGGTTGTTTACCCATCTCGGCAACGATTGCGTCATTTGCTACCTCGGTTATTGAAGCGCCTAGATTACTAAGGAGGAGGTATATAGAGATGGTGAAAATAGATATGCTTGATGGAGAGATTGCTATCGCTAGCCATGATAGTGCCTGCAAGAAAGCTGCATAAACAAATTTAAAGAAATATTTAAGAATTTATATATATCATTGATAGAAATTTGAAATgcaataaaatgataaaaagtggaataatttaaaaattcatgATAGATATGATTATCAATAAATCTTTGGCGAAATTCGACGCCTTTTTCTTAATAATTGAATACTATTGAGATCCACGAATGAGACTATTTgcatgaaattgaaaaaatgcCATCAAATCTGTGACAGAAGTACAAAGCACTAACTTCGACAGGGACAATGGAGACGAACACACCAACACTTCTAATGTGAAAAAACATATGACACTGACATGTGTCCGACGCAGAGACACACCTAATATCAGGACTGTTTGACCCCTGGTTTTCCTATAAGTTTTCCTAGGGATGATTCCTTGCCACCTATCTTTCTATGCATTCTTCTAATGAATATGAAAGAGACCGATTCAATAACTCCGCTTCATAGAAATAATTGTGATCTTTTGCACTTCCTTCATAAGGAAGGTAACAAAGTAGTATATACTTTATATTGTCTTTGTGTTCAAGTAACAGCGACATCCATTCATTTAAATTGTTCCTAACGATATTCATATTCAAGCATCTTAAGTTCCTTCTGAATCAGGATTtggatttttctttcttttatgatTCATTTTAGTGGCCAGTATCCGAAAGATCCCGTTTCTGCCTTTGGATTGATGCAGGGAAAAGTGTGTGTTATCACTTATCGGCCAAAATTGGGCAGTAGACATACTGAATTACATTAcatgacaaataaaaagaatctataaacatttttttactcaaaaagtatctgtaaaaataaaactaagacTAGATAGATAGATTATCTCAAATACATGttctaacaaaacaaaataaaaaaaaaaactcaacctCGTGAATTTTCAATTATGGAATCTCAATCTCACTttgttttcattctttttttctttatgctTTTCCAAAGCAACCCAAAAAAGGACCACATTAAAGAAGGAGATTTCAGCCAAACTCTGAGTGTGAAAGTTCTAGTATTCTACACACACCAAACACAATTCTTTTCTTCAATAGTGGGCATAGACATCGTTATCAAATCAAGATGCATATCGTGAATCAGAAGAACTATTTTTCAAATTGTGAATTGAATCTTATATTTAATCATAACCTCAAAATAATTTAAGATTCAAGTCATAAATcaaatgacaaaagaaaaagtgTCTGACTACACAAAATTGACTAGGAAAAAAAATGGTTGACTACACTGAATTTAGGTAGTGATTCATTGGAATGAACTGAGATTTTTCATAGTAAATCGGGGTTCGACATATCGAATAGGGATTCAATATGAGATTCATGTCCAATATAGATACACACAAGAGATTCATATTGATTGATGTATCCCGATACAATATGTATCATAAGATACTGataatggttttaaattgcagtccgCATCCGCAATTGTGGCCGCAATATTACTGATGTCACGTCAGTGATGTGATTCCGGCCGCAATATTACTTATGTCACATCAGTGATGTGATAGCCTTCGCAACCGCATCACAGTGCAATTTTGGTGTAATCTTCAAGCACATGTACGACCGCATCGTAATCGCAATAGGAACTGCATTAGACGATTTCGGTCATGTTCCTACAAATCCTATTTTCGTCAGCAACTGCAATGACAGCAATCGCAATGACCGCAACCGCGACCGCAATTTGAAACCATAACCATGGAGGTAGTGTCATACACAAAAAGGATCATTCATGCAtcccttaatttttttcaaagaacaataagaacaaataataaaatctcAAATTCACATTATCAACTATCAAGgaagcaacaaaacaaaaattcacaACATCAATGATGATGACAACACAAACAATCATTCAAAAACCTTAATTGTAACCCAATTCATGAAAGAGCAAAAAGATCACAACTTTGCCATTATATAATCAAAATCATAAAGAAAAAGCAAAAGGGTATATAGATTGAATATAGAGTAAATATTATGTTACCTCCAAAAGCAATATAAGGAACACGATGTTGACCAGAAATATAAACTGAATCTGAAACAAGACCATAAAGAGGTTTTCCAACCATAGGAAGATTTGCTGAACTTTGAAGAATTTGAAGAGTTGAAGGATTAACATTAAGACCATCTTTAAGAAAGAAACTCACTACTAACCATGGAAAACATCTGAATCCTTGTACCCAATAACCCAAACCCAACACTTTTCTCATCAATTTGTCATTACCAACGCTTTTGTTACTATCACCACCCTTCAAAGACGCCATTTTTCAGTTCAGTTTCGGAAGTGTTAAGGAAAAGAATGTGTTGGATTAGACAAGTAGAAGTAACATGGAATTGTGAAAGAGGTTTTGTTTCGGGAAGTTTAAGGAAAAAGTTGgtgttgtttttttcttttatgatcTGTGGTTTTTCTTTGTGACGTTTTTGAGTGTTGGCATATTCAATTGGGTGACACATGTTCATGTCTTTTTCACAGtgctttttctgtttttttttttttaagttataaatttaaaaataatttcattaataCTAGTCTTTTGCTATTAAAAGGAAGCTCACAGGTTTGCGTTGACAAAGAAAATAGCCGGTTATTAGACAGTCaatctttataaaaatattttatgtgataCTCTAAGAAAAAGTTTCTAatctttcttttaatttattcaattaaatctaaaaaactaattaaaaaaaactttcgTTAATTGtagtaattattttacacaattATTCTACCATCTAttgagaacttttttttttttggatgtaACCATATATTGAGAACTTGATTTATCATCatgcttaatttttttcaagtgtatactaaaaattatatatctatttaaaatttgtcccacaatttattttgtgtgtctATTCATCCTCCAAAGaaattatctatatgttacaataatagTGGCTCCCAATATTTCTTTTTgttgcaaaaacaaaattaaacaaacatagTGGCTCCCAAATTTATCATATATGCAAATAAAACTACACGTTAATTtatcatatatacatatatatatatatatatatatatatatatatatatatatatatatatatatatatatatatatatatatatatatatatatatatagggggctgctaatttagacccagttgggtctaaattagcaaggtgcaccttttgagttggacaaaaataccctttctttttttaaaaaaaaaaaaaaaaaaacatattggcgctgatccagtgtcgcgcgcctaccgcaggaccaccgttacagaccgttgatttccatcagacggccaagagatgatctaatcgcgcctggagagagaaaatttcattttaaaaaagcaggacacgtgtcaactgctgggtggttggcgtgttttttttttcatttaatactttaaactcaattatttcgttgtaaattaattttttatttttttatttttataccaaaattcataatttttttttgtctacaaatagagacttggttcgtttgatttggacacaaaaaaaaaaactcaatttttcactacctttaattatctttatataatactgtgaaaccatttagctggtagaatgatttcacagtataactctctgaaaccattttactggtagaatggtttcagtgagtaatttcttaattgtttgcttctgaaaccattctgaaaccatttagctggtacaatggtttcagagcgttgtactttgaaaccatttcactgatagaatggtttcaggggagttgatttttaattgtttgcttctgaaaccattttactgctagaatggtttcacagtataactctctgaaaccattcttccagctaaatggtttcagaagcaaacaatagtttttaattaccgttttatctcatttaattaacgaaaaatagtttcaggtctcaaaaaatttcataaaatataccaaaagttccagaatattatctaatattttattagaaacaaataaaaaaacaattggtttcagagtacaaatctatgaaattattattattatttgttaaatggttttaaataatcagcggaatttgtgaaaataatttcatgacttgaactagggagagtgaggtacacaagagggttctaaataattcatagtactttacataaaattttggaaattgtttatggaattataatatttttaattacctttttactcatttaattaactaaaaatagtttcgggtctccaaaaatttcatacaatataccaaaatttccagaatattatctactattttattatgaaaaaataaaaaaaaaatagagcctccctgaggccgcacgcgcccccacgcgccgccggtgagagtgggcgtgggcgactcgcactgttcatcgtccctcccacccgttttatgcagaaacgggtcgtgcgacccggtttttgacccggttcgatctccctcaatactcaacgaaactcgacgttccttatatgaattttgatcgtttttcaattttacaaaggtttccggtattagtttttgaaatcggcgttcgattcgcacgtaaaatgaggtcgaaatttggaagaaatttaaaaaatgtaatagttgttctattgtttcaaaaaaaaaaaaaaggtatttttatgatgcaaattacatacatgccccagttgctctattgtttcaaaaaaaaaaaatgggtatttttgtccaactcaaaaggtgcaccttgctaacttagacctaactagggtctaagttagaaaaccccatatatatatatatatagggtcaggatcaaatgacgCAAAATAGTTTGACACTAAATGTTACACAtctcaataatgttttaagttttaactgatatcaattttataaaatccaccgttgaattgaaagtttatatcatatagataatttatgtaaaactttagataaatccaaaataatttgatatgttattgagatacatcgaAATTAACTGTTTGAGTAATTGGTGTCATCAGATTATTAATGCtataaatagattttttttaacaagcaatATAATCAACTATTTAATTCGAATACAAGACgaattcaaaaaaagaaaataagaaaaagtcATTGCACTATCagataaaaacattaaaaagtCAAAGAATAATAATGAATTCCACATCACTAGAAAGTAAATGGAACAAACCactaaaactaaataaaaacaaaaaatcctaaaaaaaaaaaaaaaaaaatcatcaccaCATAAAACCCTACAAGATAAGACTCACTAAAATAAATACCATGCCCTAAAGTTCCACCAATAAACCAAGTCTGATACTTCATATATGAAGGCCATGAAATTCCACCACAAGCCAAAAATCAATCCAACAACAGTCAATGTCTCAAAAACTGGAACATCCAAATCTGAACCCCTCCCCTGCATGACAGGACAATCAAAATAAGAGTTCAAAAGAATAAAATCTCAAATTGAAAATGTATCTTTGTTGTTTATGTATACACTAATACAACACTCATACAATCGGAAGTCAGAACCATTAAAAAAACCATAATTAagtgtttcttttattaaaaacaaaaatctagTTATAActaagcaaaataaaaaaaaaaactcatgataaaataaaataagttgcAATTTAATTTACATCAAGTTGCATCAAGATAAgtataaaacaaaaacatattgtTATCAATTCTTcaagagtgtttttttttttaaacaaataaaagcaTATAAAAGatcaagagtttttttttttttgttacaagagagAAATATAAAAGATAAGTTTGTTACTaaaaattgattgatttttttaaacaaatagaACCATATAAAAGATCAAAAGTTTGTTACTAATAATTGGTTGATGCAACAGAAAGTAAGTACCATATAACTTCACAATACTTGTGAAAATTTTCCTTCATCTCcattaattttttgttgacaCATTTTCTCCATTAACTTCTTGATCAATAATGATTGGTGCGTAGTTAACAATTGGTTCAATAAGATTCTAATTTAATGGTGAAGGGTGTACGGGTATTATGCTAGAGGTCTTGAGTTCGTTCATCACctctcattgtaaacaaaaaaaaaactaattataaaCTACGATCCCCGCAATTGCAATCGGTAtagggctgaaaccacttaaaCTGATggtaaaaggaaaaaaaattctaattataaaaaaataaaataatttgatacgTGGCGCTACATATTATTGAAATTgagtatattataaaaaaaaaataaaagaaattgaatgtAGAGACTGCTACCTAATTTTAAGTTCACTCTCTTCTTATGCCAAAAGCAAAACATATGTTATTGGTTTGTGAATGACGAAACATCCACACTTTAACATGATCTCGATTCGCTTGCAAAGAATGTTCTTCGAAGAAATTCCTCCACCCAGTTCCAGTGAGGACATAAACTTTTTTACTCCAAAATTTGAACTTCATGTTGAACGTTCTGCCTTGCATGTCATATGCAACTACATTTATTCCATCTTCAATGTTTTCTTCACCTTCTCTCAATAAGGGCACAAAATAGTCTTCCACATGACTCTTGTTCATAAGCAATCTATTCTGATCCACCTTCAAATCACTCATCATTAGTTTTTTCTCAAAAGGCTTGCAGCATTGAAGAATATTATTATTCGGTACACCAGGAATCGTCGGTATATCTAAAGGGTTGTTTACATTTTCCATAAC
Coding sequences within it:
- the LOC123897741 gene encoding probable folate-biopterin transporter 7; this encodes MASLKGGDSNKSVGNDKLMRKVLGLGYWVQGFRCFPWLVVSFFLKDGLNVNPSTLQILQSSANLPMVGKPLYGLVSDSVYISGQHRVPYIAFGAFLQALSWLAIAISPSSISIFTISIYLLLSNLGASITEVANDAIVAEMGKQPPSTKKSQQPSSSGNLQSFVWIASSIGGVLGNLLGGIFIGRLSPQSMFLFFSLLVALQFFITISVREKSLGLPKNPSVGIKKQLSELSAALQKPEITYSISWFALSYAIIPLLNGTMFFYQTQYLKIDSSILGISKVFGQATMLLWGVIYNRYLKSVSPRKLISTIQATIAFLMISDFLFVRGFYRQIGVPDTLYVVIFSGFLEVLFFFKFLPFTVLLAQLCPQGCEGSIMAFLMSAVALAFIVSGYLGVALASYIKITGSDFSGFPFGLMIQAACTLLPIFWSSCIPDYVKTKDKHKD